In one window of Poriferisphaera corsica DNA:
- a CDS encoding STAS domain-containing protein codes for MGDKLVLPQLSRLDVTDESRFYRIAFREGKVDGTAVRELYEVTMQLVDHDNSIRMLVDLTGVHFLPSGGLGMLVTIRKRFLSIGGQLHILVPDEQVKEVFAVTNLDKLLHLYGNDHEAVNAFKH; via the coding sequence ATGGGAGACAAACTTGTACTACCACAATTATCGCGGCTGGACGTCACGGACGAATCTCGCTTCTACCGAATCGCTTTCCGAGAAGGCAAGGTCGATGGCACAGCCGTGCGCGAACTCTATGAAGTGACCATGCAACTCGTCGATCACGATAATTCCATCCGTATGCTCGTTGATCTCACCGGCGTCCACTTCCTTCCATCGGGCGGACTTGGCATGCTCGTCACCATCCGCAAACGCTTTCTCTCAATCGGCGGCCAGCTCCACATACTCGTCCCCGACGAGCAAGTAAAAGAAGTCTTCGCCGTCACCAACCTCGACAAACTCCTCCACCTATATGGCAACGACCACGAAGCAGTCAACGCATTCAAACATTAA
- a CDS encoding MFS transporter — MIGSVTRAFDFRLKGLGLSREVVGRYRWQMGWAVAMAVTDGIMANAPVMALKSMAAEPWKLGVNLALSSVGMFASLWIGWLMARRRKKPFVVVPGLIYAVCVGMMTLTDQSLVFLSLLGVAMVFELMTRPAVTAIVRECYPAEVRSTLMGRIRAVTSVVFVGSVFGSAWVLDVVTKNGGDVLGAIDVLLWVGVGMVVLSLLMFWKIGVPRDGRGEREVVRDEGEGVTPWRTIGRDKRLHRYLLGCMMFGFGGLLYVSWVPKVLTGHLGMGYLMAAMFLHVLPACVQCVVVAPMGAWLDKVNVWKGWSCIRLLWGMDAVLLGVAILLPGDGGVALGLVVMARMLRGSAMGGSYVLWWQTGIHQFASPGADTSRYMSLQTAMNGVLRLVAPLVGMLMVAHGSLRWALAGGAGVIMLSVVHAMYEARREGIRPELANTASYEKSFEEKAEAVRTAG, encoded by the coding sequence GTGATTGGATCGGTTACGCGTGCGTTTGATTTCCGATTGAAGGGGCTGGGGCTTAGTAGGGAAGTGGTGGGGCGGTATCGATGGCAAATGGGATGGGCGGTCGCGATGGCGGTGACGGATGGGATTATGGCGAATGCGCCGGTGATGGCGCTGAAGTCGATGGCGGCTGAGCCTTGGAAATTGGGAGTGAATTTGGCGCTGTCGAGTGTGGGGATGTTTGCGAGCTTGTGGATTGGTTGGTTGATGGCGAGGCGGCGAAAGAAGCCGTTTGTTGTGGTGCCGGGGCTGATCTATGCAGTGTGTGTGGGGATGATGACGTTGACGGATCAGTCGTTGGTGTTTTTGTCGCTATTGGGTGTGGCGATGGTGTTTGAATTGATGACGCGGCCGGCGGTGACGGCGATTGTACGTGAGTGCTATCCGGCGGAAGTGCGTAGTACGTTGATGGGGCGGATCAGGGCGGTGACGTCGGTGGTGTTTGTAGGGAGTGTGTTTGGCAGTGCGTGGGTTTTGGATGTGGTGACGAAAAATGGGGGTGATGTGTTGGGTGCGATTGATGTGTTGTTGTGGGTGGGTGTTGGGATGGTGGTGTTGAGTTTGTTGATGTTTTGGAAGATTGGTGTGCCGCGGGATGGGCGAGGTGAGCGTGAAGTGGTGCGCGATGAAGGTGAGGGGGTGACGCCGTGGCGGACGATTGGTCGAGATAAACGGTTGCACCGCTATTTGCTGGGATGCATGATGTTTGGATTTGGCGGTTTGTTGTATGTGTCGTGGGTGCCGAAGGTGCTGACGGGGCATTTGGGGATGGGGTATTTGATGGCGGCGATGTTTTTGCATGTGTTGCCGGCGTGTGTGCAGTGTGTAGTGGTGGCGCCGATGGGCGCGTGGTTAGATAAGGTGAATGTATGGAAGGGTTGGTCGTGTATTCGGTTGTTGTGGGGAATGGATGCGGTGTTGCTGGGAGTGGCGATATTGTTGCCGGGTGATGGTGGCGTTGCATTGGGGTTGGTGGTGATGGCGCGGATGCTGCGTGGGAGTGCGATGGGCGGGTCGTATGTGCTGTGGTGGCAGACGGGGATTCATCAGTTTGCGTCGCCTGGGGCGGATACGAGCCGATATATGTCGTTGCAGACGGCGATGAATGGTGTGTTGCGGCTGGTCGCGCCGCTGGTGGGGATGCTGATGGTTGCGCATGGGTCGCTGCGATGGGCATTGGCGGGTGGTGCGGGGGTGATTATGTTGTCGGTGGTGCATGCGATGTATGAGGCGAGAAGAGAGGGGATTCGGCCGGAGTTGGCGAATACCGCAAGTTATGAGAAATCGTTCGAGGAGAAGGCGGAAGCCGTTCGGACGGCGGGGTAA
- a CDS encoding cysteine hydrolase family protein translates to MSIDGLSERLGGSGYAVFDVDTRRLVEREGGELALELMGKAKVIERGLGRVLDWAEKVGAAELVTTCLTTMQACEDGEVIQEGGDLCHMPMGVSAERVDEWVGGRRFVVGRPCEGCRDEKISKRYFDAFAHHQGLARLIERIDAKCWVVMGASFDICLRVTAEGLVRLGQEVVVLEDVTLPSPRSTEESMRETKEKLREMGVRWMGVDAFFEEMQMGAVK, encoded by the coding sequence ATGAGTATTGACGGGTTGAGTGAACGGTTGGGGGGGAGTGGGTATGCGGTGTTTGATGTTGATACGCGGCGGCTGGTTGAGCGTGAGGGGGGCGAGTTGGCTTTGGAACTGATGGGTAAAGCGAAGGTGATTGAGAGAGGGTTGGGGCGGGTATTGGATTGGGCGGAGAAGGTGGGTGCTGCGGAGTTGGTGACGACGTGTTTGACGACGATGCAAGCGTGTGAGGATGGGGAGGTTATACAAGAAGGTGGGGATTTATGTCACATGCCGATGGGGGTAAGCGCGGAACGGGTTGATGAATGGGTTGGTGGGAGGCGATTTGTGGTGGGTAGGCCGTGCGAGGGTTGCCGGGATGAGAAGATTTCGAAGCGGTATTTTGATGCGTTTGCACACCATCAGGGTTTGGCTCGATTGATCGAGCGGATTGATGCGAAGTGTTGGGTGGTGATGGGTGCGTCGTTTGATATTTGTTTGCGGGTGACGGCTGAGGGTTTGGTGAGATTGGGGCAGGAGGTTGTGGTGTTGGAGGATGTGACGTTGCCGTCGCCGCGGAGTACGGAGGAATCGATGCGGGAGACGAAAGAGAAGTTGCGTGAGATGGGTGTGAGGTGGATGGGAGTGGATGCGTTTTTTGAGGAAATGCAGATGGGAGCGGTGAAGTGA
- a CDS encoding prepilin-type N-terminal cleavage/methylation domain-containing protein: MTMKAEDQAEHGICRLGFTLIELLVVISIIALLIGILLPALSAARQTAKGIQCASNLRQYLVVWNVYAVDHDGQVLPGRDYSAASTTSAYKMWCGTWYRNTDDFKPEEGFLYGTMPNSDIRACPAWEDNWEEKFGALGIGYNLVAGEPEDMLRVPERSRVVMIKRPTELVLFGDAGRFVKNTTEDEIEATAWVNSPSEGYPSFHGRHQGAGNIAFADGHVAKQTPYIDEVWSYNHSIQYEMLKEHSIGDIDLDEDQTTNEQFHPYDEDLP; the protein is encoded by the coding sequence ATGACAATGAAGGCAGAGGATCAGGCAGAGCATGGTATTTGCCGATTAGGTTTTACGTTAATAGAACTTTTAGTTGTGATCTCGATTATTGCGCTGCTGATTGGGATTTTGTTGCCGGCGCTGAGTGCGGCGAGGCAGACGGCGAAGGGGATACAATGTGCGTCGAACTTACGACAGTATCTGGTGGTGTGGAATGTGTATGCGGTAGATCACGATGGGCAGGTTTTGCCGGGGCGTGATTACAGTGCGGCGAGTACGACGAGTGCTTATAAGATGTGGTGTGGGACGTGGTATCGGAATACAGATGATTTCAAGCCTGAGGAGGGTTTTTTGTATGGGACGATGCCGAACAGTGATATTCGGGCGTGTCCTGCATGGGAGGATAACTGGGAGGAGAAATTTGGGGCACTTGGGATTGGGTACAACCTTGTAGCGGGTGAGCCTGAGGATATGTTGCGTGTTCCTGAGCGGTCGAGAGTGGTGATGATTAAAAGGCCTACGGAGTTGGTGCTGTTTGGTGATGCGGGTCGGTTTGTCAAGAATACAACCGAGGATGAGATTGAGGCAACGGCATGGGTGAATAGTCCATCGGAAGGGTATCCGTCATTTCATGGTCGGCATCAAGGGGCTGGGAATATCGCGTTTGCCGATGGGCATGTTGCGAAGCAGACGCCTTATATTGATGAGGTATGGTCATATAACCACAGTATTCAATATGAGATGTTAAAAGAGCATTCGATTGGTGATATTGATCTTGATGAGGATCAGACGACCAATGAGCAGTTCCATCCGTATGACGAGGATTTGCCATGA
- a CDS encoding GIY-YIG nuclease family protein: MKLLALKQFEMFDDLKAVRVLRHRTNGEDLWQLYREGQFHEYQDVQRGDIFKGVKHFVGFIAERGKYARFVGVWEVLGGRDKSDGGYRYKTREVGGFEQLKERLVVCWEGTRSWAQRLDRAGNKEVSEILPRGYVMDFPGHYDFVLQYDELVDLVKHPNANREWHRMLSSIAGVYLILDKRTGEQYVGCAYGVGGIWGRWRSYAKNGSRGNKGLKALLKEDKEACNHFQFTILRVLEPSATKDEVLRHEGLIKKKLGSRAFGLNFN, translated from the coding sequence GTGAAGCTTTTGGCTTTGAAGCAGTTTGAGATGTTTGATGATTTGAAAGCGGTGCGGGTGCTGCGACATCGAACAAATGGTGAGGATTTGTGGCAGTTGTATCGAGAGGGACAGTTCCATGAATATCAGGATGTGCAGAGAGGGGATATTTTTAAGGGTGTGAAGCATTTTGTTGGTTTTATTGCTGAACGGGGGAAATATGCTCGGTTTGTTGGTGTCTGGGAGGTTTTGGGTGGCAGGGATAAATCGGATGGTGGGTATCGATATAAGACGCGTGAAGTGGGTGGGTTTGAACAACTGAAGGAGCGATTGGTGGTGTGTTGGGAAGGGACGCGTAGCTGGGCGCAGCGGCTAGATCGGGCAGGGAACAAGGAGGTGAGTGAGATTTTGCCGCGGGGATATGTGATGGATTTTCCTGGGCATTATGATTTTGTGTTGCAGTACGATGAGTTGGTGGATTTGGTAAAGCATCCGAACGCGAATCGTGAATGGCATCGGATGTTGTCGTCGATAGCTGGGGTGTATTTGATTTTAGATAAACGGACGGGTGAGCAGTATGTTGGGTGTGCGTACGGGGTAGGAGGGATTTGGGGAAGATGGCGGTCGTATGCGAAGAATGGAAGTAGAGGAAATAAGGGATTGAAAGCGTTATTGAAAGAAGATAAAGAGGCGTGTAATCATTTTCAGTTTACGATTTTACGTGTGCTTGAGCCGAGTGCGACAAAGGATGAGGTGTTGCGGCATGAAGGATTGATAAAGAAGAAGCTGGGTAGCCGCGCATTTGGTTTGAATTTCAATTAG
- a CDS encoding UDP-N-acetylmuramoyl-tripeptide--D-alanyl-D-alanine ligase — translation MNPQRAGEVFWSLPNLAMVTQGKWLRRPSNPTTQIRGLSIDTRTLQPGQAYLALKGENHDGHAFLQQAIDAGASLLIVDNTSDVSHLEDFVSSDAIASPADEIAPSEPFTPQPHSFSVGADSDQPQIKQPESDSSVLYQFPSFAVEESDSPKNHGHHIGILIVENTLLALQELARAWRDVLCDCNNKIIAVAGSNGKTSTRHLIHTLMHGRMVSLDRSPANTGEVTPPKHNTPAVDEERPDLWRLHQLVGTQSPKSFNNHIGVPLTLLAALPEHDFTVVEVGTNHPGEVDVLGRLIEPDAIVLTSIGREHLEFFGNLNGVAKEEASLLAHLKPGGVIVLEREAAKRIAPYASPPRNHHRITYGGGSVGDQTSDASLHIERFVQYADGMSFDVMLPGQKLLGPINVPLIGYHNAVNLLAAIAVAKWMGVDDIQLNLGFLAITPTPGRLEPRVFEETLTTVIHDAYNANPDSLRAALDVLEGLATGGDEGYEVVGAIHSSDDLDDGNTLLSGAGSYASGVKTSVKQPCTVVLGDMLELGEHEAAEHDAAAARVGDMLQRGVLTVAVFVGPRMCEAAAGLKEEAGLRHKVHLYPEWPKNPGVAVVARGIAAGQTILLKGSNAMRLGNLMVEFERNFE, via the coding sequence ATGAACCCTCAGCGCGCAGGCGAAGTTTTCTGGTCGCTCCCCAACCTTGCCATGGTTACTCAAGGCAAATGGTTGCGCCGTCCCTCAAACCCCACCACACAGATCCGCGGGCTTTCTATCGACACGCGCACTCTTCAACCTGGACAGGCTTATCTCGCGCTCAAAGGCGAAAACCATGACGGCCACGCCTTCCTCCAGCAAGCTATCGATGCCGGTGCGTCACTTCTAATTGTCGATAACACAAGTGATGTTAGCCATTTAGAAGATTTTGTCAGCAGCGATGCGATCGCATCCCCCGCAGACGAGATCGCACCATCTGAGCCATTTACACCGCAGCCTCATTCTTTTTCAGTTGGCGCTGATAGCGATCAGCCCCAGATTAAGCAGCCTGAATCAGACAGTTCTGTACTCTATCAATTTCCAAGTTTCGCTGTCGAAGAATCGGATTCTCCCAAAAATCACGGCCATCACATCGGCATCTTAATCGTTGAAAATACATTACTTGCGCTGCAAGAATTGGCCCGTGCCTGGCGGGATGTACTCTGCGACTGTAACAATAAAATTATCGCAGTCGCGGGTTCGAATGGTAAAACGTCGACCCGTCATCTCATCCACACGCTCATGCACGGCCGCATGGTCTCGCTCGACCGCTCACCCGCCAACACAGGTGAGGTGACACCACCGAAACACAACACACCTGCAGTAGATGAAGAACGCCCCGACCTTTGGCGATTGCACCAACTCGTTGGTACACAATCACCTAAGTCATTTAACAACCACATCGGCGTACCGCTGACGTTGCTCGCAGCATTGCCCGAACACGATTTCACGGTTGTTGAAGTCGGGACGAATCATCCGGGGGAAGTTGATGTGCTCGGCCGCTTGATCGAGCCGGACGCAATCGTTTTAACAAGCATCGGCCGTGAGCATTTAGAATTTTTCGGCAACCTTAATGGGGTTGCCAAAGAAGAAGCATCACTGCTTGCGCATCTTAAACCGGGTGGTGTCATTGTGTTAGAACGTGAAGCCGCGAAACGCATTGCGCCGTACGCGAGCCCGCCCCGCAATCATCACCGCATCACCTATGGTGGCGGCAGTGTCGGCGATCAGACATCCGACGCATCCCTGCACATTGAGCGTTTTGTTCAATACGCAGACGGCATGAGTTTTGATGTGATGCTCCCAGGTCAAAAATTGCTTGGCCCGATTAATGTGCCGCTGATTGGGTATCACAATGCGGTGAATCTGTTGGCCGCGATCGCGGTTGCGAAATGGATGGGTGTGGATGACATTCAGCTGAATCTTGGGTTTTTGGCCATTACGCCGACTCCGGGTCGGCTTGAGCCACGCGTTTTTGAAGAGACTTTAACGACTGTGATTCACGATGCTTACAACGCGAACCCGGATTCATTGCGGGCGGCGTTGGATGTGCTGGAAGGTTTGGCGACCGGGGGTGATGAAGGGTATGAGGTCGTGGGTGCGATCCATTCATCCGATGATTTGGATGATGGGAATACGTTGCTGAGCGGGGCAGGGAGTTATGCGAGTGGGGTGAAGACATCTGTGAAGCAGCCGTGCACGGTGGTGCTGGGCGACATGCTGGAATTAGGTGAGCATGAGGCGGCGGAGCATGATGCGGCGGCGGCGCGGGTGGGTGATATGCTGCAGCGCGGAGTGTTGACGGTTGCGGTTTTTGTCGGGCCGCGGATGTGTGAGGCGGCGGCTGGATTGAAAGAGGAGGCGGGGCTGCGTCACAAAGTGCATTTGTATCCTGAGTGGCCGAAGAATCCGGGGGTTGCGGTTGTTGCGAGGGGGATTGCGGCGGGGCAGACGATTTTGCTCAAGGGATCGAATGCGATGCGGTTAGGTAATTTGATGGTGGAGTTTGAAAGAAATTTTGAATAA
- a CDS encoding carboxymuconolactone decarboxylase family protein translates to MPEFTYHTKQSAPADSQDWLPDGFIPNLHAVMAESPQLLAGYKSIWELLSKSSLSPLHQQVVMMTANFENNCHYCVPWHSYLMAQEKMPENIINALRDNTPTDDKQIEALRTLTRALLDNRGHAGDKATQNFLDAGFTNQNLLDVVLALAVKLMSNYTNAITHTTLDELPKKDWDWSKPVNV, encoded by the coding sequence ATGCCTGAATTTACATATCACACCAAACAATCCGCCCCAGCCGACTCCCAAGATTGGCTCCCCGATGGCTTCATCCCCAACCTTCACGCCGTCATGGCCGAATCCCCTCAACTCCTCGCAGGCTACAAATCCATCTGGGAATTACTCTCCAAATCCTCACTCTCGCCGCTTCATCAACAAGTCGTCATGATGACCGCAAACTTCGAAAACAACTGTCATTACTGCGTCCCCTGGCATTCTTACCTCATGGCTCAGGAAAAGATGCCAGAAAATATCATTAACGCATTACGCGATAACACACCCACTGACGACAAACAAATCGAAGCCCTTCGCACCCTGACTCGCGCACTCCTCGACAATCGCGGCCACGCCGGCGATAAAGCCACCCAAAACTTTCTCGACGCAGGCTTCACCAACCAAAACCTACTCGACGTGGTCCTCGCTTTAGCTGTCAAACTCATGAGTAACTACACCAACGCCATCACTCATACTACCCTTGATGAGTTACCCAAAAAAGATTGGGACTGGTCAAAACCTGTTAATGTCTAA
- a CDS encoding PEP-CTERM sorting domain-containing protein (PEP-CTERM proteins occur, often in large numbers, in the proteomes of bacteria that also encode an exosortase, a predicted intramembrane cysteine proteinase. The presence of a PEP-CTERM domain at a protein's C-terminus predicts cleavage within the sorting domain, followed by covalent anchoring to some some component of the (usually Gram-negative) cell surface. Many PEP-CTERM proteins exhibit an unusual sequence composition that includes large numbers of potential glycosylation sites. Expression of one such protein has been shown restore the ability of a bacterium to form floc, a type of biofilm.), whose amino-acid sequence MKRSTISVASLCAALTCTTSTFATIVYEDGGIHTFNTTTTESIVVDNDTNAPNGPTHLTIDAGAVIGDDSPQGVDTSVLAVGNSTIIINGGTIEQDVDAWDDSTITMNGGIVEDDLYSHDFATFNLTGGVVADDVNVRGDSLFSMFGGTVGEDFEAGQDSTAFIYGGSISREIVAFQGASITISGGTIGISNDAFLSTDFISSITLDGSNFKIDGVAISLGDIAPTTGILSGNLADGSAFEIDFKRIEVTFDGTTSTGTITLIPEPASFALLSLGSLLFLSRKNK is encoded by the coding sequence ATGAAACGTTCAACCATTTCCGTGGCATCGCTATGCGCTGCCTTAACCTGTACCACATCAACCTTTGCGACCATCGTCTACGAAGACGGCGGAATCCATACCTTCAACACCACCACCACCGAATCCATCGTCGTCGATAACGATACCAATGCCCCGAACGGCCCCACACACCTCACTATCGATGCCGGTGCCGTCATCGGCGATGACAGCCCTCAAGGCGTTGACACCAGTGTACTCGCCGTTGGCAACTCCACCATCATCATCAACGGCGGAACCATCGAGCAAGACGTCGATGCCTGGGATGACAGTACCATCACCATGAATGGCGGCATCGTCGAAGACGACCTCTACAGCCATGATTTCGCAACCTTCAACCTCACCGGCGGCGTCGTTGCCGACGATGTTAACGTCCGCGGCGACAGCCTCTTCAGCATGTTCGGTGGCACCGTCGGCGAAGATTTCGAAGCCGGCCAAGACTCTACCGCATTCATCTACGGCGGATCAATTTCCAGAGAAATCGTTGCTTTCCAAGGTGCATCAATCACCATCTCAGGCGGAACCATCGGCATCAGCAACGACGCGTTCCTCTCAACCGACTTCATCTCATCCATCACACTCGATGGGTCTAACTTTAAGATAGACGGCGTCGCAATATCACTCGGCGACATTGCCCCAACCACCGGCATCCTCTCCGGCAACCTCGCCGACGGCTCAGCGTTCGAGATCGACTTCAAACGCATCGAAGTGACCTTTGACGGCACCACCAGCACTGGCACCATTACCCTCATCCCCGAACCCGCCTCATTCGCGCTCCTTTCCCTCGGATCGCTCCTCTTCCTCTCGCGCAAAAATAAATAG
- a CDS encoding Mur ligase family protein, producing MTKQLRDIIADIDLTLIQGSLDLPITNITDDSRQVTPGSLFIVRSWVHDGASIIGNPSGYARSFIQDAVLLGAIAIIDVHDQDIPTYDSHLTEPIGRPAIPSSITLLTTPPNTKIDQAFVGQLADNFFDHPASKLKLLGITGTNGKTTTAFITQHLLQSFNHKTGLIGTVHIDTGSGIQPTELTTPGSIELHRILAQMVDNNCTHAIMEVSSHALHQRRTHNLQFDAAIFTNLSGDHLDFHPDMNSYAAAKAILFESLSDNAWAIINADDTFARRMAQSCTAKQLLTTTNPDFQTAPHTHHQVCHVNITSLSIDGSSARYTGPWGSTSARLPLIGRHNALNAIQALAALHVLNLPGKTKPRQIRRALESTPGIPGRLEQVFINPSQYDLAALEFNPAHLALDPFTAQPEDPTELPTELPYPTVLVDYSHTDDSLENALLAVRPLALGRVITVFGCGGDRDKTKRPRMASVASEYSDIVVITSDNPRTEDPIAIIEDVIPGIPIPQLSPKAPIEDRIQAFTSETAIGEGGGIIEPDRAKAIHKAILLANPEDVVLIAGKGHETYQILRTQDVTDPDLLKTATPAPKGTVKIHFDDREYAKNALKNWATRFYDSAPE from the coding sequence ATGACCAAACAACTCCGTGACATCATTGCCGACATCGACCTGACTCTCATCCAAGGTTCACTCGATCTTCCTATTACAAACATCACAGACGATTCCCGCCAAGTCACCCCCGGCTCACTCTTCATCGTCCGCTCATGGGTACACGATGGCGCCTCCATTATCGGCAACCCCTCCGGCTACGCCCGATCTTTCATCCAAGACGCCGTCCTTCTCGGCGCCATCGCCATCATCGACGTCCACGATCAAGACATCCCAACCTACGACTCCCATCTCACCGAGCCCATCGGCCGCCCCGCCATCCCATCATCCATCACCCTCCTCACCACACCACCCAACACCAAAATCGACCAAGCTTTCGTCGGCCAGCTCGCCGACAACTTCTTCGATCACCCCGCTTCAAAACTCAAACTCCTCGGCATCACCGGCACCAACGGCAAAACCACAACCGCCTTCATCACCCAACACCTCCTCCAATCCTTCAACCACAAAACAGGCCTCATTGGCACCGTTCACATCGACACCGGCTCCGGTATCCAGCCCACCGAACTCACCACCCCCGGCTCAATCGAGCTTCACCGAATCCTTGCTCAGATGGTCGACAACAACTGCACACATGCCATCATGGAAGTCTCCTCACACGCTCTCCATCAACGCCGTACCCACAACCTCCAGTTTGATGCCGCCATCTTCACCAACCTTTCCGGCGATCATCTCGACTTCCACCCCGATATGAACTCATACGCCGCCGCAAAAGCCATTCTCTTCGAATCACTTTCCGATAACGCATGGGCCATCATCAACGCCGACGACACTTTCGCCCGCCGCATGGCCCAGTCCTGCACAGCCAAACAGCTTCTAACCACGACAAACCCCGATTTTCAAACCGCGCCCCACACCCACCACCAGGTCTGCCACGTCAACATCACCTCACTCTCCATCGACGGATCATCCGCCCGTTACACCGGCCCATGGGGTTCAACCTCAGCCCGACTCCCGCTCATTGGTCGCCACAACGCGCTCAACGCCATCCAAGCCCTCGCCGCCCTTCACGTCCTCAACCTGCCCGGCAAAACCAAACCCAGACAAATCCGTCGCGCTCTCGAATCAACCCCCGGCATCCCCGGGCGACTCGAACAAGTCTTCATCAATCCCTCCCAATACGACCTCGCCGCACTCGAATTCAACCCCGCTCACCTCGCACTAGACCCCTTCACTGCTCAGCCCGAAGACCCCACCGAACTCCCCACCGAGCTCCCATACCCCACAGTTCTCGTCGACTACTCTCATACTGACGACTCACTCGAAAACGCACTTCTCGCCGTTCGCCCACTCGCCCTCGGCCGCGTCATCACCGTCTTCGGCTGCGGCGGCGACCGTGACAAAACCAAACGTCCACGCATGGCCTCAGTTGCCTCCGAATACTCAGACATCGTCGTCATCACATCCGACAACCCGCGCACCGAAGACCCTATCGCCATCATCGAAGACGTCATCCCCGGCATACCAATCCCACAACTAAGCCCCAAAGCCCCCATCGAAGACCGTATTCAAGCCTTCACATCAGAAACTGCAATAGGAGAGGGCGGAGGCATCATCGAACCCGATCGCGCCAAAGCCATCCACAAAGCCATCCTCCTCGCCAATCCCGAAGACGTCGTCCTCATCGCCGGTAAGGGTCACGAGACTTATCAGATCCTTCGCACTCAAGACGTCACCGATCCCGATCTCCTCAAAACCGCCACACCTGCACCCAAAGGCACCGTCAAAATCCACTTCGATGACCGTGAATACGCGAAAAATGCACTGAAAAATTGGGCCACACGTTTCTACGATTCAGCACCCGAATGA